A stretch of Mycobacterium sp. ITM-2016-00316 DNA encodes these proteins:
- a CDS encoding Dyp-type peroxidase, whose translation MTQRPPRRGISRRGFVAGALGTGAAVGAGALAGCSSDSSSSGDSTAARFIDFEGQHQAGITALPIPEQGLIASFNVHARNRAELTSTLREITDEIRGLMAGKPPETRDPAYPPVDSGILGEKPPADNLSIVVGVGASLFDERFGLADRKPRELVTMPFLANDRLDPKLSHGDICIIFESGHNDTMQFALRQLMRRTRSDLVLRWMIDGYARGIGAGRAAVTSNAAVTSTAETATPRNLLGFKDGTSNLDVTDAAVMDRHVWVGPGDDEPEWAVGGTYQAVRIIRNFVEFWDRTQLIEQEALIGRSKLSGAPLGMTGEFDDPDFAADPDGVRIKLNAHIRLANPRTPETDQNLILRRGFNYSRGFDGAGRLDQGLAFVAYQRSLQRGFLAVQERLNGEPLEEYIMPVGGGFFFVLPGVTGHDRFLGDRLVDY comes from the coding sequence GTGACACAGCGGCCACCACGTCGCGGGATCTCCCGCCGCGGGTTCGTCGCGGGTGCCCTGGGCACCGGCGCCGCGGTGGGAGCGGGTGCGCTGGCGGGCTGTTCCTCGGACAGCTCGTCCTCCGGAGACAGCACCGCGGCACGGTTCATCGATTTCGAAGGCCAGCACCAGGCCGGGATCACCGCGTTACCCATCCCCGAACAGGGGCTGATCGCGTCGTTCAACGTGCACGCGCGCAACCGCGCGGAACTGACCTCGACACTGCGCGAGATCACCGACGAGATCCGTGGCCTGATGGCCGGAAAGCCGCCGGAGACAAGGGATCCCGCCTATCCGCCGGTCGACTCCGGGATCCTCGGCGAGAAGCCGCCCGCCGACAATCTGTCGATCGTGGTCGGCGTCGGGGCATCCCTGTTCGACGAGCGCTTCGGGCTGGCCGACCGCAAACCCCGCGAGCTGGTCACCATGCCGTTCCTGGCCAATGACCGGCTCGATCCCAAGCTCTCGCACGGCGACATCTGCATCATCTTCGAGTCCGGTCACAACGACACGATGCAGTTCGCGTTGCGGCAGCTGATGCGGCGCACCCGCAGCGATCTGGTGTTGCGCTGGATGATCGACGGCTACGCGCGCGGCATCGGCGCCGGGCGTGCCGCCGTCACGTCGAACGCGGCTGTGACGTCGACCGCAGAGACCGCCACCCCGCGAAACCTGTTGGGGTTCAAGGACGGCACCTCCAATCTGGACGTGACCGACGCCGCCGTCATGGATCGTCACGTCTGGGTGGGTCCCGGCGACGACGAACCGGAGTGGGCCGTCGGCGGGACCTACCAGGCCGTGCGCATCATCCGTAACTTCGTCGAGTTCTGGGACCGTACCCAGCTCATCGAGCAGGAGGCCCTGATCGGCCGGTCCAAGCTCAGCGGCGCCCCGCTCGGGATGACGGGTGAGTTCGACGATCCGGACTTCGCGGCGGACCCGGATGGTGTGCGGATCAAGCTGAACGCGCACATCCGGCTGGCCAACCCGCGCACCCCGGAAACCGACCAGAACCTCATCCTGCGGCGCGGCTTCAACTACTCGCGCGGTTTCGACGGCGCCGGACGCCTCGACCAGGGGCTGGCGTTCGTCGCCTACCAGCGCAGCCTGCAGCGGGGCTTCCTCGCCGTGCAGGAGCGGCTCAACGGTGAGCCGCTGGAGGAATACATCATGCCGGTGGGCGGTGGGTTCTTCTTCGTGCTGCCCGGGGTGACGGGCCACGACCGGTTCCTCGGCGACCGGCTCGTCGACTACTAG
- a CDS encoding PepSY domain-containing protein, giving the protein MTQTGDTVDSTSHTDPAPPRRSWRPFVVRLHFYAGVLIAPFFLIAAVTGGLYAMAPSIERVIYGDILTVPESGQPIPLGDQAAAAQNAFPALTMTGMRPAADAKESTRVYFADPTLDEELQRAVFVDPYTGRVLGDEASWLGYLPVSTWLDGFHRHLNLGEPGRIYSELAASWLWVVALGGVVLWLTKTAAERRRGRPGRVLRLDRSRTGRARTMNWHGATGVWLLAALLFLSATGITWSTYAGEHVSDLRAAMNWKRPALDTALTPGNAVVPDEHAGHTGHTAPVTGAAPSVVDYEAVLRAAAGAGVHLPLEVTLPAEPGQGIGVAEIDKPYRLTTNAASVDPVTNTVTSEIDYWRDYSVVAMLADWGIRGHMGLLFGLLNQLLLLGVAVALVAVIIGGYRMWWQRRPTRGSAWAVGRPPVRGGLRRLSPVTIGVLVVTAVAVGWFLPLLGISLAAFVVADLALGAAKQRKERTDA; this is encoded by the coding sequence ATGACCCAAACCGGCGACACCGTCGATTCCACGTCCCACACCGACCCGGCACCACCGCGACGCAGTTGGCGTCCGTTCGTGGTGCGCCTGCACTTCTACGCGGGTGTACTCATCGCCCCGTTCTTCCTGATCGCCGCCGTCACCGGCGGCCTGTACGCGATGGCACCGTCCATCGAACGCGTCATCTACGGCGACATCCTGACCGTGCCGGAGTCCGGCCAGCCGATTCCACTCGGCGATCAGGCCGCCGCCGCGCAGAACGCCTTCCCGGCACTGACCATGACCGGTATGCGCCCGGCCGCCGACGCGAAAGAGTCCACCCGGGTGTACTTCGCCGACCCCACCCTCGACGAGGAACTGCAGCGGGCGGTCTTCGTCGACCCGTACACCGGGCGGGTGCTCGGCGACGAGGCCAGCTGGCTGGGCTACCTGCCGGTCAGCACCTGGCTCGACGGCTTCCACCGGCACCTCAACCTCGGCGAACCGGGCCGTATCTACAGCGAACTCGCCGCCTCCTGGCTGTGGGTGGTCGCCCTCGGCGGCGTGGTGCTGTGGCTGACCAAGACGGCCGCCGAGCGACGTCGCGGACGACCCGGGCGTGTGCTGCGGCTGGACCGCAGCCGCACGGGCCGCGCCCGCACCATGAACTGGCATGGCGCCACCGGGGTGTGGCTGCTCGCGGCGCTGCTGTTCCTGTCCGCGACCGGCATCACCTGGTCGACGTACGCGGGTGAACACGTGTCGGACCTGCGCGCGGCCATGAACTGGAAGCGTCCGGCACTGGACACCGCCCTGACGCCGGGGAACGCCGTGGTGCCCGACGAGCACGCCGGCCACACCGGGCACACGGCGCCGGTCACCGGTGCCGCACCGTCGGTGGTCGACTACGAGGCGGTGCTGCGCGCCGCGGCCGGCGCCGGGGTGCACCTGCCGTTGGAGGTGACGCTGCCCGCCGAACCCGGACAGGGCATCGGCGTCGCCGAGATCGACAAGCCCTACCGGCTGACCACGAACGCCGCATCGGTGGATCCGGTGACGAACACCGTGACCAGCGAGATCGATTACTGGCGTGACTATTCGGTGGTCGCCATGCTGGCCGACTGGGGTATCCGCGGGCACATGGGACTGCTGTTCGGTCTGCTCAACCAGCTGTTGCTGCTCGGTGTCGCCGTCGCGCTGGTCGCGGTGATCATCGGCGGGTACCGGATGTGGTGGCAGCGCCGCCCGACCCGCGGATCGGCGTGGGCGGTCGGCCGTCCGCCGGTGCGCGGTGGACTGCGGCGATTGTCCCCTGTCACGATCGGCGTGCTGGTGGTGACCGCGGTCGCGGTGGGCTGGTTCCTGCCGCTGCTGGGAATCTCGTTGGCCGCCTTCGTGGTTGCCGACCTCGCCCTCGGCGCGGCCAAGCAGCGCAAGGAGCGGACCGATGCGTAA
- a CDS encoding copper chaperone PCu(A)C, translating into MRKSLMALAVALLATACTSPTAEHTDHAMASEVVFEEQWASAGDGEMAAVFGTLVNNGHHEARVVSGSSPAAGRVEVHEVAGDAGAKTMRPKEGGIVLPAGGRHELAPGGDHLMLMDLTAPLAVGSDIELTVQFEDGSTLPVTVQVRDFAGANEEYQPKHDGHG; encoded by the coding sequence ATGCGTAAGTCACTGATGGCGCTGGCCGTCGCGCTGTTGGCCACCGCATGCACCTCCCCCACCGCGGAGCACACCGATCACGCGATGGCCTCCGAGGTGGTGTTCGAGGAGCAGTGGGCATCGGCCGGCGACGGCGAGATGGCCGCGGTGTTCGGCACGCTGGTCAACAACGGGCACCACGAGGCTCGGGTCGTGTCCGGCAGCTCACCGGCGGCCGGCCGCGTCGAGGTCCACGAGGTCGCCGGCGACGCCGGTGCGAAAACCATGCGCCCCAAGGAAGGTGGGATCGTCCTGCCGGCCGGCGGTCGGCACGAACTGGCACCGGGCGGTGATCATCTGATGCTGATGGATCTCACCGCACCGCTGGCGGTGGGATCCGATATCGAGCTGACGGTGCAGTTCGAGGACGGTTCCACGCTGCCGGTCACCGTGCAGGTACGCGACTTCGCCGGGGCCAACGAGGAATACCAGCCCAAGCACGACGGCCATGGTTGA
- a CDS encoding Dyp-type peroxidase: protein MVDVNRRRLLTGGAAALAAGAALTQCAAQSATPVADGFGGDVEPFHGPHQGGITTAPQAHALFVALDLAPDAGRSARETLAAVLKLWSADAARLTQGRPALADTEPELAGRPARLTVSVGLGPEVFDRIGLAHRRPPTAIEMPAFRTDRLDPAFCGGDVLLQICADDPMVVAHTSRVLLKNVRAMTRQRWRQHGFRHAHGADGSGATMRNLMGQVDGTANLRDTAEFDRFIWDAGAGQPWFAGGTILVLRRIRSEMDTWDELDRASKEFAVGRRLDTGAPLTGTREDDVPDLDAQVNGIPVIPPNSHIALARHHNDDERFLRRPYNYDDPPPAGITTDCGLIFASYLRDPARQFIPVQQRLAEADAMNQWITTVGSATFAMLPGVAEGGWLGQTLLS, encoded by the coding sequence ATGGTTGATGTGAACCGGCGGCGCCTCCTGACCGGGGGCGCCGCCGCGCTGGCCGCCGGGGCCGCTCTCACGCAGTGCGCCGCGCAATCGGCCACACCGGTTGCCGACGGTTTCGGCGGTGACGTCGAGCCGTTCCACGGCCCACATCAGGGCGGCATCACCACGGCACCGCAGGCACATGCGCTGTTCGTGGCGCTCGATCTCGCACCGGACGCCGGGCGCAGCGCCCGTGAGACGCTGGCCGCAGTGCTCAAGCTGTGGTCGGCGGACGCGGCCCGGCTCACCCAGGGCCGTCCGGCCCTGGCCGATACCGAACCGGAGTTGGCCGGACGCCCGGCACGGCTGACGGTCAGTGTGGGGCTGGGGCCGGAGGTGTTCGACCGCATCGGACTGGCGCACCGTCGGCCGCCGACCGCCATCGAGATGCCCGCGTTCCGGACCGACCGGCTCGACCCGGCGTTCTGCGGCGGCGATGTGCTGCTGCAGATCTGCGCGGATGACCCGATGGTCGTCGCGCACACCAGCCGGGTGCTGTTGAAGAATGTGCGGGCGATGACGCGGCAACGCTGGCGCCAGCACGGGTTTCGGCATGCCCACGGCGCCGACGGGTCGGGCGCCACGATGCGCAACCTGATGGGGCAGGTGGACGGCACCGCGAATCTGCGGGACACCGCAGAATTCGACCGGTTCATCTGGGATGCGGGCGCCGGCCAGCCCTGGTTCGCCGGGGGCACCATCCTGGTGCTACGCCGGATCCGCTCCGAGATGGACACCTGGGACGAACTCGACCGGGCCAGCAAGGAATTCGCGGTGGGCCGGCGCCTGGACACCGGTGCCCCGCTGACCGGGACACGCGAGGACGACGTCCCGGACCTGGACGCGCAGGTCAACGGCATCCCGGTCATTCCGCCCAACTCGCATATCGCGCTGGCGCGTCACCACAACGACGATGAACGGTTCCTGCGGCGGCCCTACAACTACGATGATCCGCCGCCTGCCGGGATCACCACCGACTGCGGGCTGATCTTCGCGAGCTATCTGAGAGACCCGGCGCGCCAGTTCATCCCGGTACAGCAGCGGCTGGCCGAGGCCGATGCGATGAACCAGTGGATCACCACGGTGGGATCGGCGACGTTCGCGATGCTGCCGGGCGTGGCCGAGGGGGGCTGGCTGGGGCAGACCCTGCTCTCGTAA